TCGATGTCGTACTGGCCGGTCAGGACGTCCTTGGGGTAGAAGCCCTGCTCGAACACGACGGACGGGCCGCGGCCGTCACTGCGGTAGAGCGTGCCGCACGTCTTGCGCCAGACGGGCTCGGGCGTGATGCGGCCGACGTCCACACGGCGGTCGGCGGCGGCCTTCACCGGGTCGTCGAACTGGGGGCAGGAGGGCGCTGCGGATACGGCGTGCGTGAGGGGCGAGGCGGTGGGGAGGGTCGCGGCGGAGGTCGCGAAGACGGCCGAGACGGACAGGACCACGGCAGCGGTACGCCGCCGCAGAGACGAGATGGTGATCATGGAGAGCACCCTCTCGTCTCCGCGGCGGCGGGCCGTGGATCATCACTCGTACGACGGCGTGTCCCGAACTTCCTTTGCCTCAGCGGAAGATGCCGGTGTGCCCGAGCGAGTAGCGGCCCGGCTGCGGGTACACCGCGAGGCCGTGCGGGCCGCTGCCGACCTTGATGCGGGCGAGCTGGACGCCTGTGCGGGTGTCGATGGCGTACACCTCGGAGTTGTAGCGGCCGGACAGCCACAGCACCTTGCCGTCGGCGGAGACGCCGCCCATGTCGGGGCTGCCGCCGTCGGGCAGGTGCCACTTCTTGGTCAGCTTGTTCTGGGCGAAGTCGAAGATGGAGATGGTGCCTTCGCCACGGTTGGAGATGTACATCTCACGGGAGTCGCGGCTGACATACAGGCCGTGGGTGCCCTTGCCGGTGGGCAGCAGGGTCGGCTCGGTGAACTTGTCGCCGTCCAGGACCCACATGCCGTCGGCCATCATGTCGGCGATGTAGAACCGCTTGCCGTCCGGGGAGACCTTCACGTCCTGCGGCATGGCCCCGTTGAACGGCAGCTTCTGCTGGCCGACGACCTTCATCTTCTCCGTGTCGACCTTCAGCAGTTCTCCGCTGAACTCGCAGGACACGATGAAGTACTTGCCGTCGAGCGAGAAGTCGGCGTGGTTGACGCCGTAGCAGCTGACCGGCACGGTCTTCTCGCGCTTCATGGTGTGCGCGTCCCGGAACACCAGCTCGCGGTCGAGCGAGGCCATCACGATCGCGTACTTGCCGTTGGGCGTGAAGTAGAGGTTGTACGGGTCGTGCACGTCGACCGTCCTGCCCGCCTTGCCGGTCCTCGGGTCGATGGGCGTGAGCGTGTTGCCCCTGTCGTTGTTGACCCACAGCGTCTTCATGTCCCAGGAGGGGACGACGTGTTGGGGCTGCGCGCCGACCGGGATCGTCTCGATGACCTCGTACGTCTTGGGGTCGATGACCGAGACGGTGTTGGAGTTGGTGTTGGGGACGTAGACCCGGGAGGGGAAGTCCCTGACGGCCGGGGAGAGCTGGTTGGGGCGGTCCGCCGCGTAGACGTCCGTCGGGTCGAGCACCGGGGGCATGCCGGGCAGGCCCTGCACCGTCTCCCTCTTCGGCTGCGCCGGCTGGAGCGCGGCCTTGGTGCCCAAGGCCTCGTTCGCGTGGCCGCTCTTGGCCTCGCCGCCGCAGGCGGCCAGGGTGGCGAGGGCCACGAGGGCGAGGCTCGTGATCAGGGGGCGCTTCAGGAGGGTGCGGTGGGGGGTTTGGGGGCGGGTGGGGGGTGAGGGTGGGGTTCTGGGTGTGGGTGGTGGTGGGGTTCTGGGTGCGGGTGCGGTTCTGGGTACGGTGCATCAGCTCAGCAGCTCCGTGGTCGTCACCGCGCGCAGGCCGCGGCGGTCGAGTTCTTCCAGGACGGCGGGCAGCGCGGCGACCGTGTCCGCGTACCCGAAATGCAGACTCACCACCGACCCGTTGCGGACCTCGCCGCCGACCTTGCGGGTGATGGCGGAGGCGCCAGGCGACGTGAAATCGAGCGAGTCGACGTCGTACGACAGGACGTGCGGGTACCCCGCGCGGCGAGCCAGCCGTTCAACGAGCGGAGAGGCGCGGGGGGAGCGCGACGGCCTGAACCAGGTGCCGACGGAACCGGTGAGACGGCGCAGGCGCTCGGCGCAGCCGCGGATCTCCGCGTTCGCGTCAGCCTCCGACATCGCGTTGATGTCGAGGTGGCGCAGGGTGTGGTTGCCGAGGTCGTGGCCACCGTCGAGGATCCGGCGGGCCATCTCCGGGTGCTCGTCCAGCCAGCTGCCGACGGCGAGCACGGTGACCCGGGCTCCGCCCTTCTCGGCCTCGTCCAGCAGCGACCGGGCGATGGCGGGGGCGCCCTGGCCGTGGAAGGTGAGGGCCACTTGGGGGCGGGTGCGGGGGCCGTGGGTGATCTGGGCGGGTTGCCCGGCGAAGCGGTGCGCTGCGAGCGGCGTGTGCGGGGGGTGGGGCTTGGCGGTGGTCGGGGGCGCGGCTGCGGGGTGGGCGGCGGCACCGGGCGCCGCGCACCCGCTGCCGAGCGCCCCGGCTGCGGCGATGCCGACGCCTGCGCGCAGCGCCGAACGGCGGTCGGTGGTGGTCACGTGGACCATTTAAGGGGGGCGGGATGGGAAATGTACCTATTTACCTGTTTGGCGGAGGGGGTGGGTCGTGGTGTGCGGTTGCTGGCGGGGGCGCCTGTCGCGGGGCGCCTGCGGTGCGGTGGGTGGGTCGGGGCCGTGCCGGTACGTCTTGCCCGTCGCCGCGTGGGCGTACTACCCGGGGTTGAAACACGGCGAGACTCGGCGGGCGATCTGCTACGCGACGGGCAGAGACGTACCGGCACGGCCCCTTCCGTGCGTACGCGGCTGCGGGTGCGTGGTCGCTCGCATGGCGGCGGGTCCGTCCTCCCTGCGGGCATCGTGTGCGAAGGAAAGAAGACGGTGACCGGGGTCAGCGGTCGGCGACTCGCATTTCGAACCACGTGGTTTTGCCGCGTGGGAGCAGGTCTACGCCCCAGCGGTCGGAGAGTTTGTCGACGAGGAACAGGCCTCGGCCGCTCAGGTCCATTTCCTGGACCGGCATCAGACAGGGCAACCCCCGCGAGGGGTCACGGACCTCGATGCGGATCCAGCCGCGCCGGCGCCGCATCCGCAGCCCGAACACGCGGGCGCCCGTGTGCCGTACGGCGTTGCCGACGAGCTCGGAGACGAGCAGGACGGCATCCTCGGTCATCTTCGGCGAGAGCCCCCAGTGCCGTAGGACGATCACCTGGGTGAGCCGCCGCGCGGTGGCCGCGGACTCGGGGCGGGACGGCAACGGCACCTCGGCCTCCGTCGGGTTTCCGAACAACTCCAGCGCCTTCAGCGCCTGTTCGTCCTCGACCGCAGGCGACCAGCGCGCCGCGGTCGCACTCCCGTGCCGCCGCGGCTGTTCGATACCCTCCGGCCCCGCCATGCCTCCATCATGGCCGCCCAACGCGCCCTTCGGGGCCGTTCCGAAGGAATACGCCCCCCGGAACCCCCTATTCCGCAAGATCCGATCGGCATATGCCAGGGGCATTTCGGTTGCGGTTGCAGCCGGTTTGACCTGCAAATACTGGGCAGTTGAGGCAATCGCCAGAGCCCCC
Above is a genomic segment from Streptomyces sp. R21 containing:
- a CDS encoding polysaccharide deacetylase family protein; this translates as MVHVTTTDRRSALRAGVGIAAAGALGSGCAAPGAAAHPAAAPPTTAKPHPPHTPLAAHRFAGQPAQITHGPRTRPQVALTFHGQGAPAIARSLLDEAEKGGARVTVLAVGSWLDEHPEMARRILDGGHDLGNHTLRHLDINAMSEADANAEIRGCAERLRRLTGSVGTWFRPSRSPRASPLVERLARRAGYPHVLSYDVDSLDFTSPGASAITRKVGGEVRNGSVVSLHFGYADTVAALPAVLEELDRRGLRAVTTTELLS
- a CDS encoding ATP-binding protein, whose product is MAGPEGIEQPRRHGSATAARWSPAVEDEQALKALELFGNPTEAEVPLPSRPESAATARRLTQVIVLRHWGLSPKMTEDAVLLVSELVGNAVRHTGARVFGLRMRRRRGWIRIEVRDPSRGLPCLMPVQEMDLSGRGLFLVDKLSDRWGVDLLPRGKTTWFEMRVADR
- a CDS encoding ADP-ribosyltransferase encodes the protein MITISSLRRRTAAVVLSVSAVFATSAATLPTASPLTHAVSAAPSCPQFDDPVKAAADRRVDVGRITPEPVWRKTCGTLYRSDGRGPSVVFEQGFYPKDVLTGQYDIEQYVLVNQPSPYVSTSYDHDLYKTWWKSGYNYYIDAPGGVDVNKTIGDTHKWADQVEVAFPGGIARQYIIGVCPVDKTTKTEIMSDCESNPYYEPWH
- a CDS encoding YncE family protein; translated protein: MKRPLITSLALVALATLAACGGEAKSGHANEALGTKAALQPAQPKRETVQGLPGMPPVLDPTDVYAADRPNQLSPAVRDFPSRVYVPNTNSNTVSVIDPKTYEVIETIPVGAQPQHVVPSWDMKTLWVNNDRGNTLTPIDPRTGKAGRTVDVHDPYNLYFTPNGKYAIVMASLDRELVFRDAHTMKREKTVPVSCYGVNHADFSLDGKYFIVSCEFSGELLKVDTEKMKVVGQQKLPFNGAMPQDVKVSPDGKRFYIADMMADGMWVLDGDKFTEPTLLPTGKGTHGLYVSRDSREMYISNRGEGTISIFDFAQNKLTKKWHLPDGGSPDMGGVSADGKVLWLSGRYNSEVYAIDTRTGVQLARIKVGSGPHGLAVYPQPGRYSLGHTGIFR